The proteins below come from a single Borreliella afzelii genomic window:
- a CDS encoding tetratricopeptide repeat protein, protein QAIKDLNEFLITNPNDAYASKTLAQANKIQQLEDLKSKVYSIKPGDLENPKTRQQAIKDLNEFLITNPNDAYASKTLAQANKIQQLEDLKSKVYSIKPGDLENPKTRQQAIKDLNEFLITNPNDAYASKTLAQAYENDGDLLKAESVYDKITKLTNAKEDYYKLGIIRFKLKKYEHSIEAFNQTIRLDPKHKKAHNNKGIALILLNKNKQAIESFEKAIQIDKNYDTAYYQKGIAEEKTGDMQQAFVSFKNAYDLNKKLNYALKAGIVSNNLGNFKKSEEYLGFFNDNVKKPNEIAIYNLSIAKFENNKLEESLEIINKAINLNPEKSEYLYLKASINLKNENYQNAIPLYNLVIEKNPENISAYINLAKAYEKSGNKTQAISTLEKIINKNNKLALNNLGILYKNQKNYQKAIEIFEKAIINSDIEAKYNLATTLIEINDNTRAKDLLKEYTKLKPNNPEALYALGIIEYNENNNDQTLRELIKKFPNYKKNGNIKKIIGI, encoded by the coding sequence ACAAGCCATTAAAGATTTAAATGAATTCTTAATAACCAATCCTAATGATGCCTATGCCTCTAAAACTTTAGCTCAAGCTAATAAAATACAGCAATTGGAAGACCTTAAATCTAAAGTTTATTCAATAAAACCTGGTGATCTTGAAAACCCAAAAACACGTCAACAAGCCATTAAAGATTTAAATGAATTCTTAATAACCAATCCTAATGATGCCTATGCCTCTAAAACTTTAGCTCAAGCTAATAAAATACAGCAATTGGAAGACCTTAAATCTAAAGTTTATTCAATAAAACCTGGTGATCTTGAAAACCCAAAAACACGTCAACAAGCCATTAAAGATTTAAATGAATTCTTGATAACCAACCCTAATGATGCCTATGCCTCTAAAACTTTAGCTCAAGCTTATGAAAACGATGGAGATTTACTAAAAGCAGAAAGCGTATATGACAAAATTACCAAACTCACAAATGCCAAAGAAGATTACTATAAACTTGGAATTATTAGATTTAAGCTTAAAAAGTATGAACACTCAATAGAGGCATTTAATCAAACAATAAGGCTCGATCCAAAACACAAAAAAGCACATAATAACAAAGGAATAGCTTTAATACTGCTAAATAAAAACAAACAAGCAATAGAATCTTTTGAGAAAGCAATACAAATTGATAAAAATTATGACACTGCCTACTACCAAAAAGGAATAGCGGAAGAAAAAACTGGCGATATGCAACAAGCATTTGTAAGTTTTAAAAATGCCTACGATCTAAACAAAAAACTCAATTACGCATTAAAAGCTGGAATAGTATCAAACAACCTGGGCAACTTCAAAAAAAGTGAAGAGTATTTGGGATTTTTTAATGATAATGTAAAAAAACCTAACGAAATTGCTATTTATAATCTATCAATAGCAAAATTTGAAAACAATAAACTTGAAGAATCTCTTGAAATAATAAACAAGGCCATCAATTTAAATCCAGAAAAAAGTGAATATTTATATTTAAAAGCATCCATAAATCTTAAAAACGAAAATTATCAAAATGCTATACCACTTTACAACTTGGTAATTGAAAAAAACCCTGAAAATATTTCAGCTTACATAAACCTAGCAAAAGCATACGAAAAATCGGGAAATAAAACTCAAGCAATCTCAACTCTTGAAAAGATAATAAACAAAAACAATAAATTAGCCTTAAACAATCTTGGAATACTTTACAAAAACCAAAAAAATTATCAAAAAGCAATTGAAATTTTTGAAAAAGCAATAATCAATTCAGATATTGAAGCAAAATATAATCTTGCAACCACTCTAATTGAAATTAATGATAATACAAGAGCTAAAGACCTTCTAAAGGAATATACAAAATTAAAACCAAACAATCCAGAAGCCTTATATGCACTCGGAATAATAGAATATAATGAGAACAATAATGATCAAACATTAAGGGAACTTATTAAAAAATTTCCAAATTATAAAAAAAATGGAAATATTAAAAAAATAATAGGAATATAA